A DNA window from Sulfurospirillum tamanense contains the following coding sequences:
- a CDS encoding SCO family protein, which translates to MKLIFMACLVAVCVAFGDGAKIGTYERLGSYLPLELTFVDENAQEKTLGEFLQGKPTIISLNYFSCPGICGPQIDGIVKSLDKIQLKEGREYRALTISFAPEDSPDDAFESKRNHLNALRKDFDQNAWNFLVAQDKATIDALTQSLGFEYEKIINKQGFVDYIHPAGLAIVSPEGKITRYLNGIKYLHFDVKMALLEASEGKVRPTIAKALAFCFSFDPENSKYVLSINKIFATVMLVLISGFFIYLITAKRRKKGDPDHES; encoded by the coding sequence ATGAAACTCATTTTTATGGCATGTTTGGTCGCGGTGTGTGTTGCTTTTGGTGATGGCGCAAAAATAGGCACCTATGAAAGATTAGGTTCCTATCTTCCCCTTGAGCTTACCTTTGTGGATGAAAATGCCCAAGAAAAAACCCTAGGCGAATTTTTACAAGGCAAGCCTACGATTATCTCGCTCAATTACTTCTCCTGCCCTGGCATTTGCGGCCCGCAGATAGATGGCATTGTGAAATCTCTCGATAAAATACAGCTCAAAGAAGGGAGAGAATACCGTGCCCTTACCATCAGTTTTGCCCCTGAAGATTCCCCTGATGATGCCTTTGAGAGCAAGCGCAACCACCTCAATGCATTGCGCAAAGATTTTGACCAAAATGCGTGGAATTTTTTAGTCGCACAAGACAAAGCGACCATCGACGCGCTCACCCAATCTCTTGGGTTTGAGTATGAAAAAATCATCAACAAACAAGGCTTTGTGGACTACATTCACCCTGCGGGGCTTGCCATCGTTTCGCCCGAGGGAAAGATTACGCGTTACCTCAATGGCATCAAATACCTGCATTTTGATGTGAAGATGGCACTGCTTGAAGCCAGCGAGGGCAAGGTGCGTCCGACCATTGCAAAAGCCCTTGCGTTTTGTTTTTCTTTTGACCCTGAAAACAGCAAATACGTCCTTTCTATCAACAAGATTTTTGCCACGGTTATGCTTGTGCTAATCAGTGGATTTTTTATCTATCTTATCACCGCTAAGCGAAGAAAAAAAGGAGATCCAGACCATGAGTCCTAG
- a CDS encoding choline/ethanolamine kinase family protein, translating to MNINLLRSYALFANETLISLTRLENQGYNNTNYLLVSTKHRYLLRVFGKSSLDRKREFEIGKKAFIKGIGQKPLLLDSANNLMVIEFAKGEHCIAPSLRQLQRLGRALRTLHGMKWHQKSYGEDKEHTPSKVRFKKLKNAKKEPVLCHHDLNPKNILFHGHSVKLIDWEYARVNDRYFDLASLIVEFGLGKKETRFFLASYVTCKEKIDFIKLECYKKVYKALCDKWFKALAR from the coding sequence ATGAATATCAACCTTTTGCGGTCCTACGCGCTCTTTGCCAACGAGACGCTCATCAGCCTTACGCGCCTAGAAAACCAAGGCTACAACAACACAAATTACCTTCTTGTGAGCACAAAACACCGCTACCTCTTACGGGTTTTTGGTAAAAGCTCTCTTGACCGCAAGCGCGAATTTGAGATAGGCAAAAAAGCCTTTATCAAAGGCATCGGCCAAAAACCTTTGCTTCTAGATAGCGCAAATAACCTCATGGTCATAGAATTCGCAAAAGGGGAGCATTGCATTGCCCCATCACTAAGGCAACTTCAGAGACTTGGAAGAGCACTGCGCACCCTTCATGGCATGAAATGGCACCAAAAGTCCTACGGTGAGGACAAGGAACACACGCCCTCAAAGGTGCGTTTTAAAAAACTTAAAAACGCTAAAAAAGAACCCGTGCTGTGTCACCATGATTTAAACCCCAAAAACATCCTTTTTCATGGGCACAGCGTTAAGCTCATCGACTGGGAGTACGCAAGGGTTAATGACCGCTATTTTGACTTAGCTTCCCTCATTGTGGAGTTTGGCCTTGGCAAAAAAGAAACCCGTTTTTTCTTGGCTTCTTACGTTACATGTAAAGAAAAAATAGATTTTATAAAATTAGAGTGTTACAAGAAAGTTTACAAAGCCTTGTGCGACAAGTGGTTTAAAGCCCTTGCGCGCTGA
- a CDS encoding cytochrome C oxidase subunit IV family protein, with protein sequence MQHDETLQPIRAKTYVSVFFLLIVLTALTLLQPMLISLALAPTLIVQMGLATVKAFLIVAYYMHIKTESRLLKTLIYSSLVVLVIIYVIMAIDTYYRYTPHDVFARVAQGGLLC encoded by the coding sequence ATGCAACACGATGAAACATTGCAGCCCATTAGGGCAAAGACTTACGTGAGTGTCTTTTTTTTGCTGATAGTTTTGACGGCACTGACGCTTTTGCAGCCGATGTTGATTAGCCTTGCGTTGGCACCCACACTCATCGTGCAGATGGGGCTAGCGACTGTGAAGGCTTTTTTGATTGTGGCCTACTACATGCACATTAAAACTGAATCAAGGCTCCTTAAGACCCTTATCTACTCTTCTTTGGTTGTTTTGGTCATCATTTATGTGATTATGGCGATTGATACGTACTACCGCTACACGCCACATGATGTCTTTGCGCGGGTTGCACAAGGAGGTTTGCTATGTTAG
- a CDS encoding SCO family protein: MKKGVIFLVGMGLLFGIFWAGATYVQDQREVKPYAFELQSADGPVRLSDFKGKMPIVYFGYMYCPDICPTTLAQAANALQKLPKEEADKFQLLFISVDPERDGLRDLKEYAQYFYPDALGLTGEAPALKEITQNYGTYYAKEYIENSGVDYTVAHTTFLYFLDTQGRLAHTIKHSQSPDEIFRALQKMLIIAKNE; this comes from the coding sequence ATGAAAAAAGGGGTTATTTTTCTCGTGGGCATGGGTTTGCTCTTTGGGATTTTTTGGGCGGGTGCCACATATGTACAAGACCAAAGGGAGGTAAAACCCTACGCATTTGAACTCCAAAGTGCCGATGGGCCCGTACGCCTGAGTGATTTTAAAGGCAAAATGCCCATCGTCTATTTTGGGTACATGTACTGCCCTGACATCTGCCCCACTACCCTTGCCCAAGCCGCTAACGCCTTGCAAAAACTCCCCAAAGAAGAGGCCGATAAGTTTCAACTCCTTTTCATCAGTGTTGACCCCGAAAGGGACGGATTGAGAGACCTTAAAGAGTACGCACAGTATTTTTACCCTGACGCCCTAGGCCTAACCGGTGAAGCGCCTGCCCTTAAAGAAATCACGCAAAACTACGGTACCTACTACGCAAAAGAGTACATTGAAAATTCGGGCGTAGATTACACCGTGGCCCACACGACTTTTCTTTATTTTCTCGACACGCAAGGGAGACTGGCTCACACCATTAAACATTCCCAATCGCCTGATGAAATCTTTCGCGCACTCCAAAAAATGCTCATTATTGCCAAAAATGAATAA
- a CDS encoding cytochrome c oxidase subunit 3, with product MDKKVEVAYDKEGNAHEIVDFNDDYIGAKIGFWLFLFTEVMIFGSMFLIYAFYLFQFDEAFVTSSGGLNLFLGGTNTVILLISALCMGLSLVKLRNGDVLTCKRYLWLTIVLAVVFLGIKYVEWNTEISHGIYPGSAHLASMGDGAVMFFGLYFSITGLHGLHIILGIGTMLWVLGLIRSQKITPKNFVILENTALYWDLVHLVWVFVFPLFYLIY from the coding sequence ATGGATAAGAAAGTAGAAGTTGCGTATGACAAAGAGGGAAACGCCCATGAAATCGTAGATTTCAACGATGATTACATTGGTGCTAAGATTGGGTTTTGGCTTTTTTTGTTTACCGAAGTGATGATTTTTGGCTCCATGTTTTTGATTTACGCCTTTTACCTGTTTCAATTTGACGAGGCCTTTGTCACCTCTTCGGGAGGCTTGAACCTTTTCTTGGGCGGGACAAATACGGTCATCCTTTTGATTTCGGCCTTGTGTATGGGGCTTTCTTTGGTGAAGCTACGCAACGGCGACGTGCTTACATGTAAGCGTTACCTTTGGCTCACCATTGTCCTAGCGGTGGTGTTTTTGGGCATTAAGTATGTAGAGTGGAACACAGAGATAAGCCACGGCATTTACCCCGGTTCCGCACACCTTGCGAGCATGGGTGATGGCGCGGTGATGTTTTTTGGCCTTTACTTTAGCATCACAGGCTTGCACGGACTGCACATCATCTTAGGCATTGGGACTATGCTTTGGGTGCTTGGTTTGATTCGTTCCCAAAAAATCACGCCAAAAAACTTTGTCATTTTGGAAAATACAGCGTTGTATTGGGATCTAGTGCATCTTGTGTGGGTGTTTGTTTTTCCACTTTTTTATCTGATTTATTAG
- a CDS encoding class I SAM-dependent methyltransferase, which translates to MNNLDFLHKDFFSPEKYAKMVKTYQQKNDPMGWFDAIYQSAKGDFSKVFWADLEPSPYLVAWLEKTTVQNPRKKACVIGCGVGDDAEALAGFGFEVTAFDISQTAIDLCTKRYPKTTVDYVVADLLDCPKSWREAFDVVYECNTLQVLPDALRKNARAAMSALVAQGGYILVSCRSRNEGEKEDEIPKPLAKSELEKFKTSDNLCEVHFLAYDDAQNVPHYFAVYQRARALNHLSHKAL; encoded by the coding sequence ATGAATAACCTAGATTTTTTGCACAAAGACTTTTTCTCGCCTGAAAAATACGCCAAAATGGTAAAAACATACCAACAAAAAAACGACCCAATGGGATGGTTTGATGCTATTTACCAAAGCGCTAAAGGGGATTTTAGTAAGGTTTTTTGGGCAGATTTGGAACCAAGTCCTTACCTCGTAGCGTGGCTAGAAAAAACCACCGTCCAAAACCCCCGCAAAAAAGCCTGTGTTATTGGTTGTGGCGTGGGTGATGACGCCGAGGCTTTGGCTGGCTTTGGCTTTGAGGTCACCGCCTTTGACATTTCCCAAACGGCTATTGATTTATGTACCAAAAGATACCCCAAGACAACAGTGGATTACGTTGTTGCTGATTTGCTTGATTGCCCAAAATCTTGGCGTGAGGCGTTTGATGTGGTTTATGAATGCAACACCTTACAAGTGCTCCCAGACGCGCTCAGGAAAAATGCAAGAGCAGCCATGAGCGCACTTGTCGCCCAAGGCGGGTATATTTTGGTCTCGTGTCGAAGCAGAAACGAAGGGGAAAAAGAAGACGAGATACCAAAACCCCTCGCCAAATCCGAATTAGAAAAGTTTAAAACCAGCGACAACCTCTGCGAAGTGCATTTCTTGGCTTACGATGACGCACAAAACGTGCCACACTACTTTGCCGTGTATCAGCGCGCAAGGGCTTTAAACCACTTGTCGCACAAGGCTTTGTAA
- a CDS encoding copper chaperone PCu(A)C, which yields MLKTFFAALFVCATSVFAAPIEVSDAYAREVPPNLKNSAAFMKIANTTTEELFLLGAASPVATRVELHEHVMEGEMMKMRPVEKIAIAPHAHTTLEPGGLHVMLIGLNTPLREGETIVLELYFSNGQKQTLDAVPIKSVMMGMKKHKM from the coding sequence ATGCTCAAAACGTTTTTCGCAGCATTGTTCGTGTGTGCCACTTCTGTTTTTGCCGCGCCCATCGAGGTTTCAGATGCCTATGCAAGGGAAGTTCCACCAAACCTTAAAAACTCTGCTGCTTTTATGAAGATTGCAAATACTACCACAGAAGAACTCTTTCTCCTTGGTGCTGCTTCGCCTGTTGCCACGCGCGTTGAACTGCATGAACATGTAATGGAGGGGGAGATGATGAAAATGCGACCCGTCGAAAAAATCGCCATCGCACCTCACGCACACACCACTCTCGAACCAGGCGGCTTACATGTAATGCTCATCGGCCTCAATACACCCTTGCGTGAAGGTGAAACCATCGTTCTTGAATTGTACTTTTCAAACGGCCAAAAACAGACACTTGATGCAGTACCCATAAAAAGTGTTATGATGGGGATGAAAAAACATAAGATGTAA
- the coxB gene encoding cytochrome c oxidase subunit II, with the protein MLEGMEGVSSFASEVDLAIWVVMGLSIGIFVLVVGVMFYFLYKYSAKRHSRNQVKNIEHNTVLEILWTVVPTLLLGVMFYYGYTSLKVMREIPEDNLHVKVVGQMWFWTHEYPNGKKTRDLYVPIDTNVKLDITAKLNDVLHSYYVPAFRIKQDAVPGKVYSAWFKAEKLGSYDVLCAEYCGTRHAYMLSKIHVVEKERFEAWYESDRETPFAEEEAVSAPQQHPGLAHLEA; encoded by the coding sequence ATGTTAGAAGGCATGGAGGGCGTTTCAAGTTTTGCCAGTGAGGTGGATTTGGCCATATGGGTTGTGATGGGGTTGTCTATTGGCATCTTTGTTCTTGTGGTGGGGGTGATGTTTTATTTTCTCTACAAGTACAGCGCAAAACGCCACAGTAGAAACCAAGTCAAAAACATCGAACACAATACGGTTTTAGAAATCCTGTGGACGGTTGTGCCCACACTCTTGCTTGGGGTGATGTTTTACTACGGTTACACGAGCCTTAAGGTGATGCGTGAAATTCCAGAAGATAACTTACATGTAAAGGTTGTGGGGCAGATGTGGTTTTGGACTCACGAGTACCCCAATGGCAAAAAAACCAGAGACCTTTACGTGCCCATCGACACGAATGTGAAGCTTGATATCACGGCTAAACTTAACGACGTGTTGCATTCGTACTACGTGCCCGCCTTTCGGATTAAACAAGACGCGGTGCCAGGCAAGGTTTACAGCGCGTGGTTTAAGGCTGAGAAATTAGGCAGTTACGATGTGTTGTGTGCAGAGTACTGCGGCACGCGCCATGCGTACATGCTCTCAAAAATTCACGTCGTAGAGAAGGAGCGTTTTGAGGCGTGGTATGAAAGCGACCGCGAAACCCCTTTTGCGGAAGAAGAAGCCGTCAGTGCGCCACAACAACACCCCGGCCTTGCGCATCTTGAAGCC
- the pnuC gene encoding nicotinamide riboside transporter PnuC, which yields MNDFLNGVYEALIATSPWEGVAVVLSVAYLLLAMRQSLWCWPAAFVSTLIFAILFFDAALLMDSVLNGYYLVMAVYGWYVWKYGKTGKESLHVSAWGVLKNLTIIALLGGVSLGFGYVMDTYTHADFAYLDSATTVFAVFATYMLAQKVLENWLYWVVIDAVSIYIYIEKAFYLTAVLFCLYTVLALWGFFQWKNDAKRL from the coding sequence ATGAACGACTTTCTAAATGGCGTGTACGAAGCGCTTATCGCCACGTCCCCGTGGGAAGGGGTGGCGGTGGTGTTGTCTGTGGCGTATTTGCTTCTAGCGATGCGCCAAAGTTTGTGGTGTTGGCCTGCGGCGTTTGTGAGTACGCTTATTTTTGCCATTCTCTTTTTTGACGCGGCATTGTTGATGGATTCGGTGCTTAACGGATATTATCTTGTCATGGCGGTGTATGGCTGGTATGTGTGGAAATACGGAAAAACAGGCAAGGAAAGCTTACATGTAAGCGCATGGGGCGTGCTAAAAAACCTCACCATCATCGCTTTGCTTGGCGGCGTGTCGCTAGGGTTTGGCTACGTGATGGACACCTACACGCACGCAGATTTTGCCTACCTAGACTCGGCCACGACGGTGTTTGCGGTGTTTGCGACCTACATGCTAGCGCAAAAGGTTTTAGAAAATTGGCTTTACTGGGTGGTCATCGACGCGGTTTCTATTTACATTTACATCGAAAAAGCCTTTTATTTGACGGCGGTGTTGTTTTGTCTTTACACGGTGTTGGCGCTTTGGGGCTTTTTTCAGTGGAAAAATGATGCCAAGCGCCTATGA
- a CDS encoding cytochrome c oxidase subunit I yields MSPSIPGSFYEHTHTVFGHHKSKIFQWIFSIDHKRVSILYLFSMLAFFLVAVGLALSMRLELFSPGQDIMSPQRYNQVFTMHGVIMIFLFIVPGIPAALGNFLLPLQIGARDVSFPKLNLLSWWLYMFGAILAVASLFVGDGFADTGWTFYAPYSIKTGTNVIWALTAAFILGLASILTGINFVTTIHRLRAPGMTFFKMPLFVWGLYSTAWIQILATPIVGVSLVMVIFERVFGVGFFDPTKGGDPVLFEHMFWIYSHPAVYLMILPAFGIASEIVPTFCRKPIFGYRSIAISSAMIAGVGYLVWGHHMFTSGISDMVKLIFSLLTFFVAIPTGVKFFDWIATMYKASIDFKAPMVWTVGTFVTFIIGGLTGLILGTIGVNVYFHDTYFVVAHFHYTMLGGVAFLMFAGFHYWLPKFTGRMYSEKHAIRAFYTVFVGFNLLWFPMFLAGAFGMPRRYFDYLPEFEIYHKLSGVGSWIFAIGIVYMLVTLYRGWRYGEPAGPNPWNATTLEWQIPSPPQLENFGEIPYVDFKPYEYKNGEPVHRMDLSVKEGQGHG; encoded by the coding sequence ATGAGTCCTAGTATCCCAGGCAGTTTTTACGAACACACCCATACGGTGTTCGGGCACCATAAAAGCAAGATTTTTCAATGGATTTTTAGCATAGACCACAAGCGCGTGAGCATCTTGTACCTCTTTTCAATGCTTGCGTTTTTCTTGGTGGCCGTGGGGCTTGCCCTTTCTATGCGCTTGGAGCTTTTTAGCCCCGGGCAAGACATCATGTCGCCCCAGCGGTATAACCAAGTCTTTACCATGCACGGTGTGATTATGATTTTTCTCTTCATCGTGCCTGGCATCCCCGCTGCCCTTGGCAACTTCCTCCTGCCCTTGCAAATAGGCGCGCGGGATGTTTCGTTTCCAAAACTCAACCTGCTTTCGTGGTGGTTGTATATGTTTGGCGCGATTTTAGCGGTGGCTTCGCTGTTTGTGGGCGATGGCTTTGCCGATACGGGCTGGACATTTTACGCCCCTTATAGCATCAAAACAGGCACCAATGTCATCTGGGCACTAACCGCCGCGTTTATCCTTGGCCTCGCTTCCATCCTCACGGGCATCAACTTTGTGACGACCATTCACCGCCTTCGCGCACCGGGGATGACCTTTTTTAAGATGCCACTGTTTGTGTGGGGGCTTTACTCAACCGCATGGATACAAATCCTCGCGACACCCATTGTGGGGGTTTCGCTGGTGATGGTCATCTTTGAGCGGGTGTTTGGGGTAGGGTTCTTTGACCCGACCAAAGGGGGCGACCCAGTGCTCTTTGAACACATGTTTTGGATTTATTCGCACCCTGCGGTGTATTTGATGATTCTCCCTGCCTTTGGGATTGCTTCTGAAATCGTGCCGACTTTTTGTCGTAAGCCCATCTTTGGGTACCGCTCTATCGCTATTTCTTCGGCGATGATTGCGGGGGTTGGCTACCTTGTGTGGGGGCACCACATGTTTACTTCGGGCATCTCCGACATGGTAAAGTTGATTTTTTCGCTCCTCACTTTTTTTGTCGCCATCCCTACGGGGGTGAAATTTTTTGATTGGATTGCGACCATGTACAAGGCCTCCATCGATTTTAAAGCGCCCATGGTTTGGACGGTTGGCACCTTTGTGACGTTTATCATCGGAGGGCTTACGGGGCTGATTTTGGGCACCATCGGCGTGAATGTCTACTTTCATGATACCTATTTTGTAGTGGCTCACTTTCACTACACGATGCTAGGCGGCGTTGCCTTTTTGATGTTCGCAGGGTTTCACTACTGGCTCCCCAAATTCACGGGCCGCATGTACAGCGAAAAGCACGCCATAAGAGCTTTTTATACGGTGTTTGTAGGGTTTAACCTCTTGTGGTTTCCTATGTTTTTAGCAGGTGCTTTTGGTATGCCACGGCGCTATTTTGACTATTTGCCCGAGTTTGAGATTTACCACAAGCTCTCAGGGGTTGGCTCTTGGATTTTTGCCATCGGCATCGTCTACATGCTTGTGACGCTCTACCGTGGATGGAGGTACGGCGAGCCTGCTGGTCCCAATCCTTGGAACGCGACGACGCTAGAATGGCAGATTCCATCCCCGCCACAGTTGGAAAATTTTGGGGAGATTCCCTATGTGGATTTCAAACCATACGAGTACAAAAACGGCGAACCTGTGCACAGGATGGATCTTTCGGTAAAGGAGGGTCAGGGCCATGGATAA